The following is a genomic window from bacterium.
AGCACCCGTCGCTCCCCCCGCCGGTCGAGCCCTCTCCCAGCTCCATGCCCAGCTCCGCCGCGATCGAGCGGACCCGGCCGTAGAGCTCCACCACCGCGTCCGTCCGTTCGAGCGGCGGCCGGTTCTCGCCGCCGGTGACCTCCACCGCCGCCCCCTCCAGCACGGGCGTCAGCGCGCGCAGGGCGGCGTCCACGCGCTTCAGTTCCGCTGTGGTGCTGAAGCGCACGTCGATCTCCGCCTGGGCCCGCTCCGGGACCACGTTGGACGCCGTCCCGCCGTGCACCACGCCGACGTTGATGGTCGTGCCGCGGGCGGGGTCCGCCAGCACCGCGACGCGCAGGACCTGGTGCGCCAGCTCGACGATGGCGCTCACGCCGCGCTCCGGCTCGATCCCCGCGTGCGCCGGCCGCCCGGTCGTGGTGAGGTAGTAGATGGCGACGCCTTTCCGTGCCGTCTTGGCCGCGCCGTCGGGGAGCGGCGGCTCCAGTACCAGGACGGCCGCCGCGCCGCGCGCCTCCCTCTCGATCAGCCCGCGAGACGTCCCGGAGCCTGCCTCCTCGTCGCATGTGACCAGGATCGTCACCGGCCGGCGGGGCGCCGACCCCGTGGCGCGCAGCCGGGAGATCGCCTCGACCATCACGACGAGGCCGGCCTTCATGTCGTAGACGCCGGGACCCTCGGCGCGGTCGCCGTGCACCGC
Proteins encoded in this region:
- a CDS encoding peptidase M20 — protein: MDEPTGRSQGAELAGALERLRRYVEYETPTGDAERNAALAAELARDLTTAGAEVELLDAPGVGRHLLARVAGREPAERPLLLLGHMDTVWPVGTLASRPFAVHGDRAEGPGVYDMKAGLVVMVEAISRLRATGSAPRRPVTILVTCDEEAGSGTSRGLIEREARGAAAVLVLEPPLPDGAAKTARKGVAIYYLTTTGRPAHAGIEPERGVSAIVELAHQVLRVAVLADPARGTTINVGVVHGGTASNVVPERAQAEIDVRFSTTAELKRVDAALRALTPVLEGAAVEVTGGENRPPLERTDAVVELYGRVRSIAAELGMELGEGSTGGGSDGCYTAALGVPTLDGLGVRGGGAHATDEHIVVDDLPRRIDLLVRLLERL